One genomic window of Sphingopyxis sp. OPL5 includes the following:
- the rplU gene encoding 50S ribosomal protein L21, with amino-acid sequence MFAIVRTGGKQYRVAAGDKIAVEKIAGEAGDTVSLGDILLAGDGGEVKSADGLVVSAEIIAQTRGEKVIVFKKRRRHNYRRRNGHRQSLTLLRILAVGEAKKAAPKKEAAPKEEAAPAKDAAPKKAAAPKAEAAAEAPAKKPAAKKAAPKKDA; translated from the coding sequence ATGTTCGCAATCGTGCGCACGGGCGGCAAGCAGTATCGCGTCGCCGCCGGAGACAAAATCGCCGTCGAGAAGATCGCCGGTGAAGCTGGCGACACCGTGTCGCTCGGCGACATCCTGCTGGCCGGTGACGGCGGCGAAGTGAAGAGCGCCGACGGCCTCGTCGTTTCGGCCGAGATCATCGCCCAGACGCGCGGCGAAAAGGTCATCGTCTTCAAGAAGCGCCGCCGGCACAACTACCGTCGCCGCAACGGCCACCGTCAGTCGCTGACGCTGCTGCGCATCCTCGCCGTCGGCGAAGCCAAGAAGGCCGCGCCGAAGAAGGAAGCCGCTCCGAAGGAAGAGGCTGCTCCCGCGAAGGACGCCGCGCCCAAGAAGGCTGCTGCCCCGAAGGCCGAAGCCGCTGCCGAAGCGCCCGCCAAGAAGCCCGCTGCCAAGAAGGCAGCCCCCAAGAAGGACGCCTGA
- a CDS encoding DUF2268 domain-containing putative Zn-dependent protease (predicted Zn-dependent protease with a strongly conserved HExxH motif) produces the protein MRRTAAALAALLLAGAAQAADAPPPRVAIITSDVERFFALYDDPAIAGQPDLLAARYLAEPTPGFAEFMTLRRITPERLATALRDKRQVFDDARGCAAKLGGVRPRLIAATDRLAALYPQAKFPPITIAIGRASTAGTANANGLYIGLEALCAATFIEADDEDRFVHVIAHEYVHAQQPLAQVEDPEEKVLRAALGEGVAEFVGELMSGSVGYPLLHQWAKGREKALETAFLAEKDEKAIGSRWLYNKQGSDGWPGDLGYWVGYRIVKSYYNRAPDKAAALREIIEMKDPAAFLAASGWTPGIAL, from the coding sequence ATGCGCCGGACGGCCGCCGCCCTGGCGGCGCTACTGCTGGCGGGCGCGGCACAGGCCGCCGATGCCCCGCCGCCGCGGGTCGCGATTATCACATCGGACGTCGAGCGCTTTTTCGCGCTTTACGACGATCCCGCGATCGCCGGGCAGCCCGATCTGCTTGCGGCCCGCTACCTTGCCGAGCCGACGCCGGGGTTCGCCGAGTTTATGACGCTGCGCCGGATCACCCCCGAGCGGCTGGCGACGGCGTTGCGCGACAAGCGACAGGTCTTTGACGACGCGCGCGGCTGCGCGGCGAAGCTCGGCGGCGTCCGCCCGCGCCTCATCGCCGCAACCGACAGGCTCGCCGCGCTTTATCCGCAAGCGAAGTTTCCGCCGATCACCATCGCGATCGGCCGCGCATCGACCGCCGGGACCGCGAACGCCAACGGCCTCTACATCGGGCTGGAAGCCCTGTGTGCCGCAACATTCATCGAAGCCGACGACGAAGACCGCTTTGTCCACGTCATTGCGCATGAATATGTCCATGCGCAGCAACCTCTTGCGCAAGTCGAGGACCCCGAAGAAAAGGTGTTGCGGGCAGCGCTGGGCGAAGGGGTCGCCGAATTCGTCGGCGAGCTGATGTCCGGTTCGGTCGGCTATCCGCTGCTTCACCAATGGGCCAAGGGGCGCGAGAAGGCATTGGAGACCGCCTTCCTTGCCGAGAAGGACGAGAAAGCCATCGGGTCGCGCTGGCTCTATAACAAGCAAGGCAGCGATGGCTGGCCCGGCGACCTTGGCTATTGGGTCGGTTATCGAATCGTCAAAAGCTATTACAACCGCGCGCCCGACAAAGCGGCGGCGCTGCGCGAGATCATCGAGATGAAGGACCCGGCCGCCTTTCTCGCGGCGAGCGGCTGGACGCCGGGGATAGCCCTCTAA
- the pspA gene encoding phage shock protein PspA, with the protein MGIFSRTRDIIAANVTDLLDRAEDPEKMIRQIIFEMNETLVEVRASAARTIADQKEMRRHITKLESLQDSWKEKAELALSKDREDLATAALVEKQKAGDMAERLKSEISVLDDALKGYENDIAKLQKKLSEARARQSNVSTRLESAENRYKLREMTNGDRVEDAFSRFEILERRVDEAEGRADALGLGYKKSLDEEIAELQAADKVADELAALKAAQASKN; encoded by the coding sequence ATGGGTATTTTTTCACGCACCCGCGACATCATCGCCGCCAACGTCACCGACCTGCTCGACCGCGCGGAGGATCCCGAAAAGATGATCCGCCAGATCATCTTCGAGATGAACGAGACGCTCGTCGAAGTCCGCGCCTCCGCCGCCCGCACCATCGCGGACCAAAAGGAAATGCGCCGCCACATCACCAAGCTCGAAAGCCTGCAGGACAGCTGGAAGGAAAAGGCCGAACTCGCGCTGTCGAAGGACCGCGAAGACCTCGCCACCGCCGCGCTCGTCGAAAAGCAGAAGGCCGGCGACATGGCCGAGCGGCTGAAGAGCGAAATTTCGGTGCTCGACGACGCGCTCAAGGGTTATGAGAACGACATCGCCAAGCTGCAGAAGAAGCTCAGCGAAGCGCGTGCGCGCCAGTCGAACGTCTCGACCCGCCTCGAAAGCGCCGAGAATCGCTACAAGCTGCGCGAGATGACCAACGGCGACCGGGTCGAAGACGCCTTCTCGCGCTTCGAAATCCTCGAACGCCGCGTCGACGAGGCCGAAGGCCGTGCCGATGCGCTGGGTCTGGGTTACAAGAAGTCGCTCGACGAAGAGATCGCCGAACTCCAGGCCGCCGACAAGGTCGCCGACGAGCTCGCCGCGCTCAAGGCGGCCCAGGCCAGCAAGAACTAA
- a CDS encoding SufE family protein, with translation MRSLDDIFEEYDFLDGDDRYRLLIDLGRTLEAMPDALKTDATLVRGCSASVWVYPVPSDDGRLHFLADSNAAITKGIVALVLAAVQDRPASEVAAMDVTAALAPFDLTRQLSSNRTQGVPNMIALVQDTARRLAGA, from the coding sequence ATGCGCAGCCTCGACGATATTTTCGAAGAATATGACTTTCTCGACGGCGACGATCGCTATCGCCTGCTGATCGACCTCGGCCGCACCCTCGAGGCGATGCCCGATGCGCTCAAGACCGACGCCACGCTGGTGCGCGGCTGCTCGGCAAGCGTCTGGGTCTACCCCGTGCCCTCTGACGACGGCCGCCTCCACTTCCTTGCCGACAGCAATGCCGCGATCACCAAGGGTATCGTCGCGCTTGTCCTTGCCGCGGTGCAGGACCGGCCGGCGAGCGAGGTCGCCGCGATGGACGTCACCGCCGCGCTCGCCCCCTTCGACCTGACGCGCCAGCTGTCGTCGAACCGCACCCAGGGCGTCCCCAACATGATCGCGCTCGTCCAGGACACCGCCCGCCGCCTCGCCGGCGCCTGA
- a CDS encoding DUF3597 domain-containing protein yields the protein MGIFSSIKDAIFGKKAEAAVPAPPVAATTSAPAAPQPVPAAPVAISDVDVVAILTAQAANAGQDLNWRTSIVDLMKLLDLDPSLANRKELATELGYTGALDGSAEMNIWLIKAVMRELAANGGTVPADLTD from the coding sequence ATGGGTATTTTCAGTTCGATCAAAGACGCGATTTTCGGCAAGAAGGCGGAGGCCGCCGTGCCTGCTCCCCCCGTCGCCGCAACCACCAGCGCCCCCGCCGCGCCGCAGCCCGTCCCAGCCGCCCCCGTGGCGATCAGCGACGTCGATGTCGTCGCGATCCTGACCGCACAGGCCGCCAACGCCGGACAGGATCTCAACTGGCGCACCTCGATCGTCGATTTGATGAAGCTGCTCGACCTCGACCCGAGCCTGGCCAACCGCAAGGAACTGGCGACCGAGCTTGGCTATACCGGCGCGCTCGACGGCAGCGCCGAAATGAACATCTGGCTGATCAAGGCGGTCATGCGCGAACTCGCCGCGAACGGCGGCACCGTGCCCGCCGACCTCACCGACTGA
- a CDS encoding GNAT family N-acetyltransferase: MFARTERLLLRPGWQEDAPALAKAIGEEGVVRNLATAPWPYREEQAMEFLAKPINPAEPRFLIFNRTGGSPRLVGGCGISPAPDGTLEMGYWIARPYWGLGFATEAGRQLIRIARAMNLPRLTAGHFTDNPASGAVLRKLGFRPTGQIAQRYSLARGGEAACALFEEGDGDSDGAVTPMRSRIGVDEDFRQELRLMAA; this comes from the coding sequence ATGTTCGCAAGAACCGAAAGATTATTGCTGCGGCCCGGCTGGCAGGAAGATGCCCCGGCGCTCGCCAAGGCGATCGGCGAGGAAGGCGTGGTCCGCAACCTCGCCACCGCGCCCTGGCCGTACCGCGAGGAACAGGCGATGGAATTCCTCGCCAAGCCGATCAACCCTGCCGAGCCGCGTTTCCTGATCTTCAACCGCACGGGCGGGTCGCCGCGCCTCGTCGGCGGCTGCGGCATTTCGCCCGCGCCAGACGGCACGCTGGAAATGGGTTACTGGATCGCCCGCCCCTATTGGGGGCTGGGTTTCGCAACCGAGGCGGGGCGCCAGTTGATCCGCATCGCGCGCGCGATGAACCTGCCCCGGCTGACCGCCGGCCACTTCACCGACAATCCGGCGTCGGGCGCGGTGCTGCGCAAGCTCGGCTTCCGGCCGACCGGCCAGATCGCCCAGCGCTATAGCCTCGCGCGCGGCGGCGAAGCCGCGTGTGCGCTGTTCGAGGAAGGGGACGGCGACAGCGATGGCGCCGTCACCCCGATGCGAAGCCGCATCGGGGTGGACGAGGACTTTCGTCAGGAACTGCGCCTGATGGCGGCGTGA
- the pspB gene encoding envelope stress response membrane protein PspB yields MEEVIIVPIVIGTLFLGLPWLILHYVTKWKQAKTLTGEDEQLLDELYDTARRLENRLHTVERIISADHPDFRPAVRSDEDLAQLENPTRRN; encoded by the coding sequence ATGGAAGAAGTGATTATCGTCCCGATCGTCATCGGCACTCTCTTCCTCGGTCTGCCCTGGCTCATCCTCCACTATGTGACCAAGTGGAAACAGGCCAAGACGCTGACCGGAGAAGATGAGCAGCTGCTCGACGAACTCTACGACACCGCCCGCCGGCTCGAAAACCGGCTCCACACCGTCGAACGCATCATCAGCGCCGACCATCCCGATTTCCGCCCCGCGGTTCGCAGCGATGAAGATCTGGCGCAACTCGAAAACCCGACCAGGAGGAACTGA
- the pspC gene encoding envelope stress response membrane protein PspC, which produces MSASRTKFYLDKQNAKWSGVCSGIADYSGVDVLWVRVGAVLLTLMGGFPWTLIAYWMVAWMGTPKPFALYGSNEEAKFWQGVRSNPTASTRDIRSRFRDIDRRLADIELYYTSHNRRLADEIDSLR; this is translated from the coding sequence ATGTCTGCCAGCCGCACCAAATTCTACCTCGACAAGCAGAACGCCAAATGGAGCGGTGTGTGTTCGGGGATCGCCGACTACAGCGGGGTCGATGTGCTCTGGGTCCGCGTCGGTGCCGTCCTCCTCACCCTGATGGGCGGCTTCCCCTGGACGCTGATCGCCTACTGGATGGTCGCCTGGATGGGCACGCCGAAACCCTTCGCGCTCTATGGCTCGAACGAGGAAGCGAAGTTCTGGCAGGGCGTGCGCTCGAACCCGACCGCGTCGACCCGCGACATCCGCTCGCGCTTCCGCGACATCGATCGCCGGCTCGCCGACATCGAACTCTACTACACCAGCCACAACCGTCGGCTCGCCGACGAGATCGACAGCCTGCGCTGA
- a CDS encoding DUF885 domain-containing protein, with the protein MHDSLSTPVSRRHTLAALGAGTASFAVAGSAVAETIITGPRPSAADALLTSIADNLLAQSPESATSLGIDTGARAAERGKLGDRSPTGVKALTETLKADLARVRAFDKAGLDHKTRTSLAVVDSAYSVALDGFALPYGDVAVGGWRNTPYVVIQNVGAYLDVPKFLDSDHPVKSAGDAEAYLSRLNAFPGVLDGETERLKSAGGQGMIAPAFLIDKAVKQMEASLADAKAGGGMVDSLATRTKAAGIAGDWGQRAGAIVTGPVAAALERQLAEMKAQRPKATMDAGMWARPGGDEWYAWGLRASTTTRMTPDEVHAMGRDELATLHGQMDPILRKIGYTQGSVGDRMNALAKDPKYKFPDNDAGRAEIVAYIQTWLGKIRAELPRAFRTLVKGNVEVKRLPLAEEPGAPAAYGGAGSIDGTIPGKFWINLRTTELHSKYSLPDLAMHEAIPGHAWQGEYANQMPLIRTMLAFNAYSEGWALYAEQLADELGLYYDFEVGRLGYLQSLAFRACRLVVDTGLHAKRWTREQGVEFFVKENGSNPLEVSSEVDRYCSWAGQACGYKVGHSEIVRQRGLAQKALGAKYDLRDFDDVVVKGGNVPLDVLAQNVAEYVAGAKG; encoded by the coding sequence GTGCACGACAGTCTTTCCACCCCCGTCAGCCGCCGCCACACGCTCGCCGCGCTCGGTGCCGGCACCGCGAGCTTCGCCGTTGCCGGTTCCGCCGTCGCTGAAACGATCATCACCGGCCCGCGCCCGAGCGCGGCGGACGCGCTGCTGACCTCGATCGCGGACAATCTGCTCGCGCAGTCGCCCGAGAGCGCGACCTCGCTCGGCATCGACACCGGCGCGCGCGCCGCCGAACGCGGCAAGCTCGGCGATCGCTCGCCGACGGGGGTGAAGGCGCTCACCGAGACACTGAAGGCCGACCTCGCGCGTGTCCGCGCTTTCGACAAGGCGGGCCTCGACCATAAGACACGCACCAGCCTGGCGGTTGTCGACAGCGCGTACAGCGTCGCGCTCGACGGCTTTGCCCTGCCCTATGGCGACGTCGCGGTCGGCGGCTGGCGCAACACCCCCTATGTCGTGATCCAGAATGTCGGTGCCTATCTCGACGTTCCCAAATTCCTCGACAGCGATCATCCGGTGAAGAGCGCTGGCGACGCCGAAGCCTATCTGTCACGGCTCAATGCTTTTCCCGGCGTGCTCGATGGCGAGACCGAGCGGCTGAAATCGGCTGGCGGCCAGGGCATGATTGCCCCCGCCTTCCTGATCGACAAGGCGGTCAAGCAGATGGAAGCGAGCCTTGCCGATGCCAAGGCGGGCGGCGGCATGGTCGACAGCCTCGCCACGCGGACGAAGGCGGCGGGGATCGCCGGCGACTGGGGCCAGCGCGCGGGGGCGATCGTCACGGGGCCAGTCGCCGCGGCGCTCGAACGCCAGCTGGCCGAGATGAAGGCGCAGCGCCCGAAAGCGACGATGGATGCCGGTATGTGGGCGCGGCCGGGCGGCGACGAATGGTATGCCTGGGGCCTGCGCGCCAGCACCACGACGCGGATGACCCCCGACGAGGTTCACGCGATGGGCCGCGACGAGCTCGCCACGCTGCACGGTCAGATGGACCCGATCCTGCGCAAGATCGGCTATACGCAAGGCTCGGTCGGCGACCGCATGAACGCGCTCGCCAAGGACCCCAAATATAAATTCCCCGACAATGACGCGGGCCGCGCCGAGATCGTCGCCTATATCCAGACCTGGCTCGGCAAGATCCGCGCCGAGCTGCCGCGCGCCTTCCGCACGCTGGTGAAGGGCAATGTCGAGGTCAAGCGCCTGCCGCTCGCCGAGGAGCCGGGGGCACCGGCAGCCTATGGCGGCGCGGGATCGATCGACGGCACGATCCCGGGGAAATTCTGGATCAACCTGCGCACCACCGAGTTGCACAGCAAATATTCGCTGCCCGACCTCGCGATGCACGAAGCGATCCCCGGCCACGCCTGGCAGGGCGAATATGCCAACCAGATGCCGCTGATCCGCACGATGCTGGCGTTCAACGCCTATAGCGAAGGCTGGGCGCTCTACGCCGAACAGCTCGCCGACGAACTCGGCCTCTACTACGATTTCGAGGTCGGGCGGCTCGGCTATCTCCAGTCGCTCGCCTTCCGCGCCTGCCGCCTCGTCGTCGATACCGGGCTGCACGCCAAGCGCTGGACACGCGAGCAGGGGGTCGAGTTTTTCGTCAAGGAGAATGGCTCGAACCCGCTCGAAGTATCGAGCGAGGTCGATCGCTATTGCAGCTGGGCCGGGCAGGCTTGCGGCTACAAGGTCGGGCATAGCGAGATCGTGCGCCAGCGCGGGCTGGCGCAAAAGGCGCTCGGTGCGAAATACGATCTGCGCGATTTCGACGATGTCGTGGTCAAAGGCGGCAATGTGCCGCTCGACGTGCTGGCGCAGAATGTCGCGGAATATGTGGCGGGGGCGAAAGGCTGA
- the pspF gene encoding phage shock protein operon transcriptional activator: MERESQFIGQSAAFQDSVERASLAASLDRPVLVIGERGTGKELIAERLHRLSTRWDKPYVIMNCAAMPETLIESELFGHEAGAFTGATRTRAGRFEEADGGTLFLDELATLSMGAQERLLRAVEYGEVTRVGSSRPLRVDVRIVAATNEHLPALVDDNRFRADLLDRLSFEVITLPPLRAREGDIEVLATYFGQRMAAVLGWDEWPGFGPRALAAMEGHDWPGNVRELRNVIERAIYRWADPEKPVDALSFDPFASPWQPAVRKVAAKAESSTALSDTAPAPVAPPSGTVSDLRAAVDAYEKQILSDTMARCRFNQKIAAEALGLSYDQIRHALKKHGLN; this comes from the coding sequence ATGGAACGCGAAAGCCAATTCATCGGCCAGTCGGCGGCCTTTCAGGACTCGGTCGAGCGCGCCAGCCTCGCCGCGTCGCTCGACCGCCCGGTGCTGGTGATCGGCGAGCGCGGTACCGGCAAGGAACTGATCGCCGAACGCCTCCACCGCCTGTCGACGCGGTGGGACAAGCCCTATGTCATCATGAACTGCGCCGCGATGCCCGAGACGCTGATCGAATCGGAGTTGTTCGGGCACGAGGCGGGCGCCTTCACCGGTGCGACGCGCACCCGCGCCGGACGCTTCGAGGAAGCCGACGGCGGCACGCTGTTTCTCGACGAACTCGCCACCCTGTCGATGGGGGCGCAGGAACGGTTGCTGCGCGCGGTCGAATATGGCGAGGTGACGCGTGTCGGATCGTCGCGCCCGCTGCGTGTCGATGTGCGCATCGTCGCGGCGACCAACGAACATCTGCCGGCACTGGTCGACGACAATCGGTTCCGCGCCGATTTGCTCGACCGGCTGTCGTTCGAGGTGATCACCCTGCCCCCGCTACGCGCGCGCGAAGGCGATATCGAGGTGCTCGCGACCTATTTCGGCCAGCGCATGGCGGCGGTACTCGGCTGGGACGAATGGCCGGGCTTCGGTCCGCGCGCGCTCGCGGCGATGGAGGGGCACGACTGGCCGGGCAATGTCCGCGAGCTGCGCAACGTGATCGAGCGCGCCATCTATCGCTGGGCGGACCCCGAAAAGCCGGTCGACGCCTTGAGCTTCGATCCCTTCGCGAGCCCCTGGCAGCCGGCGGTGCGCAAGGTCGCGGCGAAAGCCGAATCATCGACGGCGCTATCGGACACGGCGCCCGCGCCCGTCGCGCCGCCGTCGGGCACGGTCAGCGATTTGCGCGCGGCGGTCGACGCCTATGAAAAGCAGATATTGTCCGACACGATGGCGCGCTGCCGCTTCAACCAGAAGATCGCCGCCGAGGCGCTGGGGCTGAGTTACGACCAGATCCGCCATGCGCTGAAGAAGCATGGGTTGAATTGA
- a CDS encoding DUF937 domain-containing protein gives MNLTDILAQAGGIESMAKELGVPPGLAKQGAEALLPAILGGFKKQAQGGGGIEGLGGLLAGLGGGGLLDAVLAPQATPVEQGNDVLGQIFGSKDVSRSVAGDAAAKTGIDAGTLKKMLPILAMLVAGYMAKQGGNEGGGGLTGGLGGMLGNVLGGALGGGAAPASGSSGGALGGLGSLLDLDGDGNPLDDIIGMAGKLRG, from the coding sequence ATGAATCTGACCGATATCCTCGCCCAGGCCGGCGGCATCGAATCGATGGCGAAGGAATTGGGCGTCCCGCCCGGACTCGCGAAACAGGGCGCGGAGGCGCTGCTCCCGGCGATCCTCGGCGGTTTCAAGAAACAGGCGCAGGGCGGCGGCGGGATCGAAGGCCTCGGCGGGCTGCTCGCCGGTCTCGGCGGCGGAGGCCTGCTCGACGCGGTACTCGCGCCGCAGGCGACCCCGGTCGAACAGGGCAATGACGTGCTCGGCCAGATCTTCGGGTCGAAGGATGTCAGCCGCTCGGTCGCGGGCGACGCGGCGGCGAAGACCGGAATCGACGCCGGCACGCTCAAAAAGATGCTGCCGATCCTCGCGATGCTCGTTGCGGGTTATATGGCGAAGCAGGGCGGCAACGAAGGCGGCGGCGGGCTGACGGGCGGTTTGGGCGGCATGCTCGGCAATGTGCTGGGTGGCGCATTGGGTGGTGGCGCGGCGCCTGCCTCGGGTAGCAGCGGCGGCGCGTTGGGCGGGCTTGGCAGCCTGCTCGACCTCGATGGCGACGGCAACCCGCTCGACGACATCATCGGCATGGCCGGCAAGCTCAGGGGCTAA
- the rpmA gene encoding 50S ribosomal protein L27: MAHKKAGGSSRNGRDSAGRRLGVKKFGGQEVIGGNIIVRQRGTRVYPGVNVGMGKDHTLFATAEGHVRFHDGKLGRKYVSVDAMAEAAE, encoded by the coding sequence ATGGCACATAAAAAAGCAGGCGGTTCATCGCGCAACGGTCGCGACTCAGCCGGCCGCCGCCTTGGCGTGAAGAAGTTCGGCGGTCAGGAAGTGATCGGCGGCAACATCATCGTGCGTCAGCGCGGTACCCGCGTCTATCCGGGCGTCAACGTCGGCATGGGCAAGGATCACACCCTGTTCGCGACCGCCGAAGGCCATGTCCGATTCCATGATGGCAAGCTTGGCCGCAAATATGTGTCGGTCGACGCCATGGCGGAAGCTGCCGAATAA